A genomic stretch from Georgenia muralis includes:
- a CDS encoding serine/threonine-protein kinase, whose protein sequence is MSATRTGAPEVPGYRVGAPVGFGATGAVWAARDPDGRAVALSVLRLAPDERGAAQLRRLAALRGSHHPHLPRVLDVISLGGDRCALACELVEGPTLATVRTARGPLTPAEAATLLDALGSALGHLHDRGVVHGDVSPANVILTGGGRPVLTDLAGEVTREAGTPGFVAPERAGGAPASAPGDLWSLARTLLWAVADDPVVGDVLSPALRPAPEERPAARDLAACAPVLADRVPVALPADADLAAAQLRSRAGQPPTALAAPGRWRTRTRRLRRRRPRSPIPLLVALGLGVGVLGGAAAARSAAPATGGPDAVLEQLVAARDEALTAGDAGGLATLTVPGSAPAAADAAVVRALGGTRPRGLSTTVVDVRVVEHGPSRLVLEAVTRQSGYTLTGPAEHRAVGPQPERCTRYTLAGPAPWRVGATAPCSLAGGDRAAG, encoded by the coding sequence ATGAGCGCGACACGCACGGGTGCTCCCGAGGTGCCGGGGTACCGGGTGGGGGCGCCCGTGGGCTTCGGCGCGACCGGCGCGGTGTGGGCCGCACGTGACCCGGACGGCCGCGCGGTCGCGCTCAGCGTCCTGCGGCTGGCGCCGGACGAGCGCGGCGCGGCCCAGCTGCGCCGCCTGGCCGCCCTGCGCGGAAGCCACCACCCTCACCTGCCCCGGGTCCTGGACGTGATCAGCCTCGGCGGGGACCGCTGCGCCCTCGCGTGCGAGCTCGTCGAGGGACCCACCCTCGCCACGGTGCGCACCGCCCGGGGTCCGCTCACCCCCGCCGAGGCGGCCACCCTGCTCGACGCGCTCGGCTCCGCCCTGGGCCACCTGCACGACCGTGGTGTCGTCCACGGCGACGTCTCGCCCGCCAACGTCATCCTCACCGGGGGCGGCCGGCCGGTGCTGACGGACCTCGCCGGCGAGGTCACCCGGGAGGCCGGGACGCCGGGCTTCGTCGCTCCCGAGCGGGCGGGCGGGGCGCCCGCGTCGGCGCCCGGAGACCTCTGGTCCCTCGCCCGCACGCTCCTGTGGGCGGTGGCGGACGATCCCGTGGTGGGTGACGTCCTGAGCCCAGCCCTTCGTCCCGCACCGGAGGAGAGGCCCGCAGCGCGGGACCTCGCGGCGTGCGCGCCCGTACTTGCCGACCGCGTCCCCGTGGCCCTGCCGGCCGATGCCGACCTGGCCGCCGCTCAGCTCCGGTCACGGGCCGGTCAGCCCCCGACGGCGCTCGCCGCGCCCGGCCGGTGGCGGACCCGGACCCGGCGGCTGCGCCGTCGTCGACCGCGCTCACCCATCCCGCTGCTCGTCGCCCTGGGGCTCGGCGTCGGAGTGCTCGGTGGTGCGGCGGCGGCGCGGTCCGCAGCACCGGCGACCGGCGGCCCGGACGCGGTCCTCGAGCAGCTCGTGGCCGCCCGGGACGAGGCTCTGACCGCCGGTGACGCCGGCGGTCTGGCTACCCTCACCGTGCCGGGCAGCGCCCCGGCCGCCGCCGACGCCGCGGTCGTGCGTGCGCTGGGGGGCACCCGGCCGCGAGGGCTGAGCACCACCGTCGTCGACGTCCGGGTGGTCGAGCACGGACCCTCGCGGCTGGTGCTCGAGGCGGTCACCCGGCAGTCCGGGTACACCCTCACCGGGCCCGCCGAGCACCGGGCGGTGGGACCGCAGCCGGAACGCTGCACGCGCTACACCCTGGCCGGCCCGGCGCCGTGGCGGGTGGGCGCGACGGCTCCGTGCAGCCTCGCGGGGGGTGACCGCGCGGCCGGGTGA
- a CDS encoding quinone-dependent dihydroorotate dehydrogenase yields MYQVLFRTLALRLDPERAHVLAMGLIRSAARVPGLAGTLRATLGRRPARPVPARSAGGPLARPVPGVLGLAAGMDKDADTVLGMDMLGFGFVEVGTVTAVAQPGNERPRLWRHVDRRALRNRMGFNNRGAAAAGERLRRLRGTRRGRAVVVGANIGKSRVTPLESAGADYVTSARAVARWADYLVVNVSSPNTPGLRDLQAVDALRPILAAVRDAARETAGREVPVLVKIAPDLADADLHAVADLVLELGLGGVVATNTTIDHDLGPGGLSGEPLRARALDVVRLLRTRLGEGPVVIGVGGIATRADAEAMLDAGADLLQAYTAFIYEGPAWPGRLNRALAGRATRGRGGR; encoded by the coding sequence ATGTACCAGGTCCTCTTCCGCACCCTCGCGCTGCGCCTCGACCCCGAGCGGGCGCACGTGCTGGCGATGGGACTGATCCGGTCGGCGGCGCGCGTCCCCGGCCTCGCGGGCACGCTCCGGGCCACCCTCGGCAGGCGACCCGCCCGACCCGTCCCGGCCAGGTCGGCGGGCGGACCCCTGGCGCGGCCGGTCCCGGGGGTCCTCGGGCTCGCCGCGGGCATGGACAAGGACGCGGACACCGTGCTGGGCATGGACATGCTCGGCTTCGGGTTCGTCGAGGTGGGCACCGTCACCGCCGTCGCCCAGCCGGGCAACGAGCGCCCCCGGCTGTGGCGCCACGTCGACCGGCGGGCCCTGCGCAACCGCATGGGCTTCAACAACCGCGGCGCCGCCGCCGCCGGGGAGCGGCTGCGACGGCTCCGGGGGACCCGGCGGGGGCGCGCGGTGGTGGTCGGGGCCAACATCGGCAAGAGCAGGGTGACCCCGCTCGAGAGCGCCGGGGCGGACTACGTCACCAGCGCCCGGGCGGTGGCGCGGTGGGCGGACTACCTCGTGGTCAACGTCTCCTCGCCCAACACCCCCGGCCTGCGCGACCTCCAGGCGGTCGACGCGCTGCGGCCCATCCTCGCCGCGGTGCGTGACGCGGCGCGGGAGACGGCCGGGCGGGAGGTGCCGGTGCTCGTCAAGATCGCCCCCGACCTGGCCGACGCCGATCTCCACGCCGTCGCGGACCTGGTCCTCGAGCTCGGCCTGGGCGGGGTGGTGGCGACGAACACGACGATCGACCACGACCTCGGCCCCGGCGGCCTGTCGGGCGAGCCGCTGCGCGCCCGCGCGCTGGACGTGGTCCGGCTCCTGCGGACACGGCTGGGGGAGGGACCGGTGGTCATCGGCGTCGGTGGCATCGCCACCCGCGCCGACGCCGAGGCGATGCTCGACGCCGGCGCGGACCTCCTCCAGGCGTACACGGCGTTCATCTACGAGGGTCCGGCCTGGCCGGGCCGGCTCAACCGCGCCCTCGCCGGCCGCGCGACCCGGGGTCGCGGCGGCCGCTGA
- a CDS encoding MMPL family transporter: MATQAPPAPTKRRVRTRSAVARAGLILLALVVWLLVGAFGGMAQGTLSAVQENDNAAFLPANAESTRAGELSAQFSDETTLPALVVVEAADGGRLDAGQVEAVGTFAEAVPGIELPGGGTLGDVLTGPVVAVPSEDGAAVLVPVPLDATVANELAGESEERVVNAAVAELRALAADELSGVSTWVTGPAGAIADLVTAFGGIDGILLLTALVVVFVILILVYRSPSLPFAVLLTSVFALAAAALVIKPLAGGGVLQLNGQSQGILSILVVGAATDYSLLLVARYREELTRHAHPADAMRVAWRASLEPVLASAGTVIVGLLCLLLSDLGSNSSLGPVAAIGIASAVLAALTLLPAFLLLAGRRSRFIFWPRTPRYIGADVVDGAQVAARGSARPGIWERVATFVTSHARPVWVVTALVLLAAAAFVPTLRAEGTSDSDIFLAETESVAGEAVLAEHFDAGQVQPAVVITAEANAADVIAAAETVPGVTGAALVTEAAGPPAGVDAESGPPAGADTEAGPPAGVDTESGPPAGADAEAEAVVVDGLVRIDVVTEDAAETQAAVATVRELRTAVHAADADALVGGAAAQRLDTQDTAAKDLRTIIPVVLVAIFLMLVLLLRAVVAPLVLLLANLLSFGATMGISAIVFNHVLDLPGADATVPLYGFVFLVALGIDYSIFLMTRVREESLVRGTREGVHRGLAVTGGVITSAGLVLAATFSALAVIPLLFLLQLAFIVAFGVLLDTFVVRSLLVPGLVHDLGRRTWWPWQRRVPLD, from the coding sequence GTGGCCACCCAAGCACCGCCCGCACCGACCAAGCGCCGCGTCCGCACCCGTTCTGCGGTCGCGCGGGCGGGTCTGATCCTGCTCGCGCTCGTCGTCTGGCTCCTCGTGGGCGCGTTCGGGGGGATGGCCCAGGGGACGCTCTCCGCGGTGCAGGAGAACGACAACGCGGCCTTCCTGCCCGCGAACGCCGAGTCCACGCGGGCGGGGGAGCTCTCGGCGCAGTTCAGCGACGAGACCACGCTGCCTGCGCTCGTCGTCGTCGAGGCCGCGGACGGGGGCAGGCTCGACGCCGGTCAGGTCGAGGCCGTCGGGACATTCGCCGAGGCCGTCCCGGGCATCGAGCTGCCCGGCGGCGGGACGCTCGGTGACGTCCTCACCGGCCCCGTCGTCGCTGTCCCGTCCGAGGACGGTGCCGCCGTGCTCGTGCCGGTCCCCCTGGACGCCACGGTCGCGAACGAGCTCGCCGGGGAGAGCGAGGAGCGGGTCGTCAACGCCGCCGTCGCCGAGCTGCGGGCCCTCGCCGCGGACGAGCTGTCCGGCGTCAGCACCTGGGTGACGGGTCCGGCGGGTGCCATCGCCGACCTCGTCACCGCCTTCGGCGGGATCGACGGCATCTTGCTGCTCACCGCGCTCGTCGTCGTGTTCGTTATCCTCATCCTCGTCTACCGCTCGCCCAGCCTGCCCTTCGCGGTCCTGCTGACCTCGGTCTTCGCCCTGGCCGCTGCCGCCCTCGTCATCAAGCCCCTCGCAGGTGGCGGGGTCCTGCAGCTCAACGGCCAGAGCCAGGGCATCCTCTCGATCCTCGTCGTCGGAGCCGCCACGGACTACTCCCTGCTGCTCGTCGCGCGCTACCGCGAGGAGCTCACCCGGCACGCCCACCCCGCCGACGCGATGAGGGTCGCCTGGCGGGCGTCCCTGGAGCCCGTCCTGGCCAGCGCCGGTACCGTCATCGTCGGCCTGCTGTGCCTGCTGCTGTCCGACCTGGGGTCCAACTCGAGCCTCGGCCCGGTGGCGGCCATCGGCATCGCCTCGGCGGTCCTGGCGGCCCTCACCCTGCTGCCGGCCTTCCTCCTCCTCGCCGGTCGCCGGTCGCGGTTCATCTTCTGGCCGCGGACCCCCCGCTACATCGGCGCCGACGTCGTCGACGGGGCGCAGGTCGCTGCGCGCGGCTCGGCGCGGCCCGGGATCTGGGAGCGGGTCGCCACGTTCGTCACCTCCCACGCGCGGCCGGTCTGGGTCGTCACCGCCCTCGTCCTCCTCGCGGCCGCCGCGTTCGTGCCCACGCTGCGTGCGGAGGGCACCAGCGACTCCGACATCTTCCTGGCCGAGACCGAGTCGGTGGCGGGCGAGGCCGTGCTCGCCGAGCACTTCGACGCCGGGCAGGTCCAGCCGGCGGTCGTCATCACCGCCGAGGCGAACGCGGCGGACGTCATCGCCGCCGCGGAGACCGTCCCCGGCGTCACCGGGGCGGCGCTCGTCACCGAGGCCGCGGGTCCGCCCGCGGGGGTGGACGCCGAGTCGGGTCCGCCGGCCGGGGCGGACACCGAGGCGGGTCCGCCCGCGGGGGTGGACACCGAGTCGGGTCCGCCGGCCGGGGCGGACGCCGAGGCCGAGGCGGTCGTGGTGGACGGACTGGTCCGGATCGACGTCGTGACCGAGGACGCCGCGGAGACCCAGGCAGCGGTGGCGACCGTGCGCGAGCTGCGCACCGCCGTGCACGCGGCCGACGCCGACGCCCTCGTCGGCGGCGCAGCGGCACAGCGCCTGGACACGCAGGACACCGCCGCCAAGGACCTGCGGACCATCATCCCGGTGGTCCTCGTGGCGATCTTCCTCATGCTGGTGCTCCTCCTGCGGGCGGTCGTGGCGCCGCTGGTGCTGCTCCTGGCCAACCTGCTCTCCTTCGGGGCGACCATGGGCATCAGCGCGATCGTGTTCAACCACGTCCTGGACCTGCCCGGCGCCGACGCGACCGTGCCGCTGTACGGCTTCGTCTTCCTCGTCGCGCTCGGCATCGACTACTCGATCTTCCTCATGACCCGGGTCCGGGAGGAGTCGCTCGTTCGCGGCACCCGGGAGGGGGTGCACCGCGGCCTGGCCGTCACCGGCGGCGTCATCACCTCGGCCGGGCTCGTGCTCGCGGCCACGTTCAGCGCGCTGGCGGTCATCCCGCTGCTGTTCCTGCTGCAGCTGGCGTTCATCGTCGCCTTCGGCGTGCTGCTCGACACCTTCGTGGTGCGCTCCCTCCTCGTCCCTGGACTCGTCCACGACCTCGGGCGCCGCACCTGGTGGCCGTGGCAGCGTCGGGTGCCGTTGGACTGA
- the lpdA gene encoding dihydrolipoyl dehydrogenase, translating into MVLKERYVAETQDYDIVILGGGSGGYAAALRGAELGLKVALIEAGKLGGTCLHRGCIPTKALLHSAEVADTIRESAGVGVESTLGGIDMAKVNSFKDGIVARLYKGLQGLVSSRKVDLIAGWGRLVAQDTVEVDGTRYRGRNVILATGSYSKTLPGLEIGGRVITSEQALELDYVPKSAIVLGGGVIGVEFASVWNSFGADVTIIEGLPNLVPNEDPALSKGLERAFRKRKIAFQTKTMFAGVEQNDDGVKVTTQDGKTFEAELLLVAVGRGPATANLGYEDNGIPMERGFVLTDERLHTGVGNVYAVGDIVPGLQLAHRGFQQGIFVAEEIAGLKPAVIAESGIPRVTYCEPNVASVGLTEAEAKEAYGEVESVEYNLGGNGKSQILQTTGFVKLVRQKDGPIVGVHMLGARVGELIGEGQLMVNWEAYPEDVAALVHAHPTQDEAMGEAALALAGKPLHAHN; encoded by the coding sequence ATGGTGCTCAAGGAGAGGTACGTGGCTGAAACGCAGGACTACGACATCGTCATCCTCGGCGGCGGGAGCGGCGGGTACGCGGCGGCCCTGCGGGGCGCGGAGCTCGGCCTGAAGGTCGCTCTCATCGAGGCCGGCAAGCTCGGCGGCACCTGCCTTCACCGCGGCTGCATCCCCACCAAGGCGCTGCTGCACTCCGCCGAGGTCGCCGACACGATCCGCGAGAGCGCCGGCGTCGGTGTGGAGAGCACGCTCGGCGGCATCGACATGGCCAAGGTCAACAGCTTCAAGGACGGGATCGTCGCCCGCCTGTACAAGGGGCTCCAGGGACTGGTCTCCTCGCGCAAGGTCGACCTCATCGCCGGCTGGGGCCGCCTCGTCGCGCAGGACACCGTGGAGGTCGACGGCACCCGCTACCGGGGCAGGAACGTCATCCTCGCGACGGGCTCGTACTCCAAGACCCTGCCCGGCCTGGAGATCGGCGGCCGGGTCATCACGTCCGAGCAGGCCCTCGAGCTGGACTACGTCCCCAAGAGCGCCATCGTCCTGGGCGGCGGGGTCATCGGCGTCGAGTTCGCCTCCGTGTGGAACTCCTTCGGGGCCGACGTCACGATCATCGAGGGCCTGCCCAACCTGGTGCCCAACGAGGACCCGGCGCTCTCCAAGGGCCTCGAGCGAGCCTTCCGCAAGCGCAAGATCGCCTTCCAGACCAAGACGATGTTCGCCGGCGTCGAGCAGAACGATGACGGCGTCAAGGTCACCACCCAGGACGGGAAGACGTTCGAGGCCGAGCTCCTCCTCGTCGCCGTCGGCCGTGGCCCCGCGACCGCCAACCTCGGCTACGAGGACAACGGCATCCCCATGGAGCGTGGCTTCGTCCTCACCGACGAGCGCCTCCACACCGGTGTCGGCAACGTCTACGCCGTCGGTGACATCGTCCCCGGGCTCCAGCTGGCCCACCGCGGGTTCCAGCAGGGCATCTTCGTCGCGGAGGAGATCGCCGGCCTCAAGCCGGCCGTCATCGCCGAGTCGGGCATCCCCCGGGTGACCTACTGCGAGCCGAACGTCGCCTCCGTGGGACTCACCGAGGCCGAGGCCAAGGAGGCCTACGGCGAGGTCGAGTCGGTCGAGTACAACCTGGGTGGCAACGGCAAGAGCCAGATCCTCCAGACCACGGGCTTCGTCAAGCTCGTCCGGCAGAAGGACGGTCCCATCGTCGGGGTGCACATGCTCGGTGCGCGGGTCGGCGAGCTCATCGGCGAAGGCCAGCTCATGGTGAACTGGGAGGCCTACCCCGAGGACGTCGCGGCGCTCGTCCACGCCCACCCCACGCAGGACGAGGCGATGGGCGAGGCCGCGCTGGCCCTTGCCGGCAAGCCTCTGCACGCCCACAACTGA
- a CDS encoding leucyl aminopeptidase, whose protein sequence is MTDLDLTSKNPARIGADALVVGVARTTDGPRLLGDVLPGRAASALTALLPALGVSGSADEVVRIPAVDGVAADVLVLTGVGEDLTYEALRRAAGSAVRSLAGTEHVVLALPAGDAAVVGAVAEGALLGAYRFDRYKSSDPAPVARVEVATPAAKDKAARAAAERARIVGAAVRGVRDLVNASPAHLYPASFADEARAAAEGSAVTVTVLDEQDLAEGGYGGLLAVGQGSVRPPRLVRVEYAPARSRAHYALVGKGITFDSGGLSIKPAKGMETMKCDMAGAATVLHTVLAAAELALPVRVTGWLALAENMPSGTAQRPSDVITIRGGTTVEVLNTDAEGRLVLADALVAAREENPDVLVDIATLTGAQMIALGNRVGAVMGTEEVREQVAAAADAGGEQFWPMPLPVELRESMKTPVADIANMGDRFGGMLVAGLFLKEFVGETPWAHLDVAGPAYNDAKPFGYTPKGGTGMGLRTLLGLLEAAAAR, encoded by the coding sequence GTGACCGACCTCGACCTGACCTCGAAGAACCCCGCCCGCATCGGCGCCGACGCCCTCGTCGTCGGCGTCGCCCGCACGACCGACGGCCCCCGCCTCCTCGGTGACGTCCTCCCCGGGCGCGCCGCCTCCGCCCTCACCGCGCTGCTGCCCGCCCTGGGCGTGAGCGGCAGTGCCGACGAGGTGGTGCGCATCCCGGCCGTCGACGGCGTCGCCGCGGACGTCCTCGTGCTCACCGGTGTGGGTGAGGACCTGACCTACGAGGCGCTGCGGCGCGCGGCCGGCTCCGCCGTCCGCTCCCTCGCCGGGACCGAGCACGTCGTCCTCGCGCTGCCCGCCGGGGACGCCGCCGTCGTCGGCGCCGTCGCCGAGGGCGCCCTGCTCGGCGCCTACCGCTTCGACCGCTACAAGTCGTCCGACCCTGCCCCCGTGGCGCGCGTCGAGGTGGCCACCCCGGCCGCGAAGGACAAGGCCGCGCGGGCGGCCGCCGAGCGCGCCCGGATCGTCGGCGCCGCGGTGCGCGGCGTGCGCGACCTCGTCAACGCCTCCCCCGCCCACCTGTACCCGGCGAGCTTCGCCGACGAGGCGAGGGCCGCCGCCGAGGGCAGCGCGGTCACGGTGACCGTCCTGGACGAGCAGGACCTCGCCGAGGGCGGCTACGGCGGACTCCTCGCCGTCGGTCAGGGCTCGGTGCGCCCGCCGCGCCTGGTGCGGGTCGAGTACGCGCCCGCGCGCTCCCGCGCCCACTACGCCCTCGTGGGCAAGGGCATCACCTTCGACTCGGGCGGACTCTCCATCAAGCCGGCCAAGGGCATGGAGACCATGAAGTGCGACATGGCCGGCGCCGCGACGGTCCTGCACACCGTGCTCGCCGCCGCCGAGCTCGCCCTGCCCGTCCGGGTGACCGGCTGGCTCGCGCTCGCCGAGAACATGCCCTCCGGCACCGCCCAGCGGCCCTCCGACGTCATCACGATCCGCGGCGGGACCACCGTCGAGGTCCTCAACACCGACGCCGAGGGCCGGCTCGTCCTGGCCGACGCGCTCGTCGCGGCCCGGGAGGAGAACCCCGACGTCCTCGTGGACATCGCGACGCTCACCGGCGCCCAGATGATCGCCCTCGGCAACCGCGTCGGCGCCGTGATGGGCACCGAGGAGGTGCGCGAGCAGGTCGCCGCCGCCGCGGACGCCGGCGGCGAGCAGTTCTGGCCCATGCCGCTGCCGGTCGAGCTGCGCGAGTCGATGAAGACCCCGGTCGCGGACATCGCCAACATGGGCGACCGCTTCGGCGGGATGCTCGTCGCGGGCCTGTTCCTCAAGGAGTTCGTGGGTGAGACGCCCTGGGCCCACCTCGACGTCGCCGGTCCGGCGTACAACGACGCCAAACCGTTCGGGTACACCCCCAAGGGCGGCACGGGCATGGGGCTGCGGACCCTCCTGGGTCTGCTCGAGGCCGCGGCCGCCCGCTAG
- a CDS encoding aldo/keto reductase family protein, whose protein sequence is MVNHVYLGRSGLKISEITYGNWLTHGSQVDAEVATSCVHAALDAGITTFDTADAYANGKAEKVLGKALKGQRRESLELFTKVYWPTGPKGPNDSGLSRKHIMESIDGSLRRLGTDYVDLYQAHRFDVETPIEETMQAFADVVRAGKALYIGVSEWTAEQIRFAHDHSRELGFQVISSQPQYSMLWRVIEDEVVPTSSELGLSQIVWSPVAQGVLTGKYLPGEKLPKGSRATDKKGGADTIKRFLDDDLLTRVQSLRPVADELGLTMAQLAVAWVLQNDNVAAAIIGASRPEQVAENVVASGVRIPAELMARIDETLGDRVVRDPAKTWENAPHTRPS, encoded by the coding sequence ATGGTCAACCACGTCTATCTCGGCCGCTCCGGCCTGAAGATCTCCGAGATCACCTACGGCAACTGGCTCACCCACGGCTCCCAGGTCGACGCCGAGGTGGCGACGTCCTGCGTGCACGCCGCCCTCGACGCCGGGATCACCACGTTCGACACCGCCGACGCCTACGCCAACGGCAAGGCCGAGAAGGTTCTCGGCAAGGCGCTCAAGGGCCAGCGCCGCGAGTCCCTCGAGCTGTTCACCAAGGTCTACTGGCCGACCGGCCCGAAGGGTCCCAACGACTCGGGCCTGTCGCGCAAGCACATCATGGAGTCCATCGACGGCTCCCTCCGACGCCTGGGCACCGACTACGTCGACCTCTACCAGGCGCACCGCTTCGACGTGGAGACGCCGATCGAGGAGACGATGCAGGCCTTCGCCGACGTCGTGCGCGCCGGCAAGGCGCTGTACATCGGCGTCTCGGAGTGGACCGCGGAGCAGATCCGCTTCGCCCACGACCACTCCCGCGAGCTGGGCTTCCAGGTCATCTCGTCCCAGCCGCAGTACTCGATGCTCTGGCGGGTCATCGAGGACGAGGTCGTCCCCACCTCCAGCGAGCTCGGGCTGTCCCAGATCGTGTGGTCCCCGGTGGCCCAGGGTGTCCTGACGGGCAAGTACCTGCCCGGGGAGAAGCTGCCCAAGGGGTCGCGGGCGACCGACAAGAAGGGCGGCGCCGACACGATCAAGCGCTTCCTCGACGACGACCTCCTCACCCGTGTCCAGAGCCTGCGGCCGGTCGCGGACGAGCTCGGCCTGACGATGGCCCAGCTGGCCGTGGCCTGGGTCCTGCAGAACGACAACGTCGCCGCGGCCATCATCGGGGCCTCCCGGCCGGAGCAGGTCGCGGAGAACGTCGTCGCCTCCGGCGTGCGCATCCCGGCCGAGCTCATGGCGAGGATCGACGAGACCCTCGGTGACCGGGTCGTCCGCGACCCGGCGAAGACCTGGGAGAACGCCCCGCACACCCGGCCCAGCTGA
- the sucB gene encoding 2-oxoglutarate dehydrogenase, E2 component, dihydrolipoamide succinyltransferase: MSESVKMPALGESVTEGTVTRWLKAVGESVEVDEPLLEVSTDKVDTEVPSPVAGVIERILVEEDETVEVGAELAVIGDGSGGGGEAPAEEPAEEPAADESSPAASEAPAAEEVEAAQPGAEDAKPAEEAKSEATENAPSEGGSGGGSGSGEPVTMPALGESVTEGTVTRWLKAEGDTVEVDEPLLEVSTDKVDTEVPSPLAGTVLKILVQEDETVEVGAQLAIVGEAGAVAAPAKEAPAQEPAAEKPAAEASATQEAPEQEAPAEEPADQATVEKESGQHRTEPPVEAPQAGPPSTPARPSEPAPTAEAASTSYITPLVRKLANDRGVDLATLTGTGVGGRIRKQDVEAAAEAAQKAAAEKTAAEQAQPAQPAATHPRKAAEPSPLRGTTEKMSRLRKVIAKRMRESLDTSAQLTSVVEVDVTRIAALRSRAKSSFQANEGTKLTFLPFFVKAATEALKSHPKLNATIDGEQVVYHGAEHIGIAVDTPRGLLVPVIKDAGDLTLGGIAKKINDLAARTRDSKVTPDELSGSTFTITNTGSAGLLMDTPIINQPEVAILGVGTIVKRPAVVTDADGNEAIAIRSIMYLSLTYDHRLVDGADAGRFLSAVRARLEEGAFEAEVGL; this comes from the coding sequence ATGTCTGAGTCCGTGAAGATGCCCGCACTGGGCGAGTCCGTCACCGAGGGCACCGTCACCCGATGGCTCAAGGCGGTCGGCGAGTCGGTCGAGGTGGACGAGCCGCTGCTGGAGGTCTCGACCGACAAGGTCGACACCGAGGTGCCCTCCCCGGTGGCGGGGGTCATCGAGAGGATCCTCGTCGAGGAGGACGAGACGGTCGAGGTCGGCGCCGAGCTCGCCGTCATCGGCGACGGCTCCGGCGGCGGGGGCGAGGCCCCGGCCGAGGAGCCCGCCGAGGAGCCTGCCGCCGACGAGAGCTCCCCGGCCGCGAGCGAGGCTCCCGCTGCCGAGGAGGTCGAGGCCGCCCAGCCGGGCGCCGAGGACGCCAAGCCGGCCGAGGAGGCCAAGTCCGAGGCGACCGAGAACGCGCCCTCCGAGGGCGGGTCCGGCGGTGGGTCCGGATCCGGCGAGCCGGTGACGATGCCCGCCCTGGGTGAGTCCGTCACCGAGGGCACCGTCACCCGCTGGCTCAAGGCCGAGGGCGACACCGTCGAGGTCGACGAGCCGCTCCTCGAGGTCTCCACCGACAAGGTGGACACCGAGGTGCCCTCGCCCCTGGCCGGGACGGTCCTGAAGATCCTCGTCCAGGAGGACGAGACCGTCGAGGTCGGTGCGCAGCTGGCCATCGTCGGCGAGGCAGGCGCCGTCGCCGCCCCGGCGAAGGAGGCTCCCGCCCAGGAGCCGGCGGCCGAGAAGCCGGCGGCCGAGGCGTCCGCCACGCAGGAGGCGCCCGAGCAGGAGGCCCCAGCCGAGGAGCCGGCCGACCAGGCCACCGTGGAGAAGGAGTCCGGCCAGCACCGGACCGAGCCGCCGGTCGAGGCGCCCCAGGCCGGTCCGCCGTCCACCCCGGCCCGTCCGTCCGAGCCGGCCCCGACCGCCGAGGCGGCGTCGACGTCCTACATCACCCCGCTGGTGCGCAAGCTCGCCAACGACCGGGGCGTCGACCTCGCCACCCTCACCGGAACCGGCGTCGGTGGACGCATCCGCAAGCAGGACGTCGAGGCTGCCGCCGAGGCTGCCCAGAAGGCGGCTGCGGAGAAGACCGCCGCAGAGCAGGCCCAGCCCGCTCAGCCCGCGGCGACCCACCCGAGGAAGGCCGCCGAGCCCTCCCCGCTGCGGGGCACCACCGAGAAGATGTCGCGCCTGCGCAAGGTCATCGCCAAGCGGATGCGCGAGTCGCTCGACACCTCCGCCCAGCTCACCTCGGTCGTCGAGGTCGACGTCACGCGGATCGCCGCGCTGCGTTCACGGGCGAAGTCGTCGTTCCAGGCCAACGAGGGCACGAAGCTGACCTTCCTGCCGTTCTTCGTCAAGGCGGCGACCGAGGCGCTCAAGAGCCACCCGAAGCTCAACGCCACGATCGACGGCGAGCAGGTGGTCTACCACGGCGCCGAGCACATCGGCATCGCGGTCGACACCCCGCGCGGTCTCCTCGTCCCGGTCATCAAGGACGCCGGGGACCTCACCCTGGGCGGGATCGCGAAGAAGATCAACGACCTTGCCGCCCGCACCCGTGACAGCAAGGTCACCCCGGACGAGCTCTCCGGCTCGACCTTCACGATCACCAACACCGGGTCGGCCGGCCTGCTCATGGACACCCCGATCATCAACCAGCCCGAGGTCGCCATCCTCGGGGTGGGCACGATCGTCAAGCGTCCCGCCGTGGTGACCGATGCGGACGGCAACGAGGCCATCGCCATCCGCTCGATCATGTACCTGTCCCTCACCTACGACCACCGCCTGGTCGACGGCGCGGACGCCGGGCGCTTCCTCAGCGCCGTGCGCGCCCGGCTCGAGGAGGGCGCGTTCGAGGCCGAGGTCGGCCTCTAG